A genomic region of Pyrus communis chromosome 14, drPyrComm1.1, whole genome shotgun sequence contains the following coding sequences:
- the LOC137714624 gene encoding NAC domain-containing protein 41-like gives MAGYYQVPVGYRFMPRDDELLLDYLRPKLDGQDYPKGIVHDCDLHGLEEPSDIWRRLSRASHEGHECTDDKDIYVFTTLNLKAPNGSRFCRTVGTTGGTWKGEDAGKKIYASGIKHAIGFRKRFTYRNKGSPQNDHWIMHEFHLDPSLLRNKHHQEKNIVLCILRRKDDISKKRKLEERDNYEENAANHFQPQALNAINVGDYNNAPIYMEQIAFDHSQPLALTATTIGDYSNDPRYPEENVANHFQPQEFDATTTGDYSNTHWYTEQNAADHFEPHDQACNATNEDLTTALRRMEEILMSGFRG, from the exons ATGGCTGGTTACTACCAAGTTCCAGTAGGGTACAGGTTCATGCCTCGAGACGACGAACTACTTCTTGACTACCTTCGTCCCAAACTTGACGGACAGGACTATCCCAAAGGCATTGTTCATGACTGCGATCTCCACGGTCTTGAAGAACCATCGGACATATGGAGACGTCTTAGCCGTGCATCACATGAAGGTCATGAATGTACAGATGATAAAGATATCTACGTCTTCACCACACTCAACTTGAAGGCTCCCAATGGCTCGCGTTTTTGCCGAACAGTTGGCACCACCGGCGGCACTTGGAAAGGCGAAGACGCCGGCAAGAAAATCTACGCTTCTGGGATTAAACATGCTATTGGCTTCAGAAAAAGATTTACGTACAGGAACAAAGGATCCCCACAGAATGACCATTGGATTATGCATGAGTTCCATCTTGATCCATCTTTACTACGAAACAAACATCATCAA GAGAAGAATATTGTTCTTTGTATTCTTAGAAGAAAGGATGACATATCAAAGAAAAGGAAGCTGGAGGAACGAGATAACTATGAAGAAAATGCAGCTAATCACTTTCAACCTCAGGCGCTTAATGCTATAAATGTTGGAGATTACAATAATGCCCCTATCTATATGGAGCAAATTGCATTTGATCACTCTCAACCTCTGGCACTTACTGCTACAACAATTGGAGATTACAGTAATGACCCTAGGTATCCAGAAGAGAACGTAGCTAATCACTTTCAACCTCAGGAGTTTGATGCTACAACTACCGGAGATTACAGTAATACACATTGGTATACAGAACAGAATGCAGCTGATCACTTTGAACCTCATGATCAGGCGTGTAATGCCACAAATGAAGATTTAACTACTGCCCTTAGGCGTATGGAGGAGATCCTTATGAGCGGTTTTCGAGGATGA